One window from the genome of Marinobacter sp. LV10R510-11A encodes:
- a CDS encoding TA system antitoxin ParD family protein, with protein MTIAIRLEDNLVRHAAAEGQVHRRSTPKQIEYWAEIGRAVAGEVSAEDLIAILQGIRRVKVEPVVPEPVTSDDLWAEVGQARETGELSRSIARGQTVYQAAADKPGYLEAIYPSGIRELGKFRNGHFEAVSGRDDAA; from the coding sequence ATGACCATTGCCATTCGTCTAGAAGATAATCTGGTTCGTCACGCGGCTGCCGAAGGGCAGGTGCACCGGCGCTCTACGCCCAAGCAGATCGAGTATTGGGCGGAGATTGGTCGTGCGGTTGCGGGAGAGGTGAGTGCAGAGGATCTGATTGCGATCCTTCAAGGCATTCGGCGCGTTAAGGTTGAGCCGGTTGTTCCGGAGCCTGTCACCAGTGATGATTTGTGGGCGGAAGTAGGTCAGGCTCGCGAGACTGGTGAGTTAAGCCGTTCGATTGCCCGGGGGCAGACGGTCTATCAGGCAGCGGCTGATAAGCCGGGATACTTGGAAGCGATTTATCCCAGTGGTATACGTGAGCTAGGCAAGTTTCGCAACGGGCATTTTGAAGCTGTGAGTGGCCGTGACGACGCAGCCTGA
- a CDS encoding toxin VasX — MTDSVTFTDESKEHSVRRKAEYDDSNPHDLVLTIAKREGGQIAIPLLKNARSNIEREDYQENTLLRIKPLAEIESALPISTGYGAPVFQGKAVAMLRPGYLYIFRRDRLWRELEIGPDSKVSDVDLAAARKAVASPESNLRIVRPAEGEWLDDVLVPVFLQGQGVMHDIRMAYSEVQWDWGYVQKLEADEKARNARTTGVGHAWAVTKVEGLSFQTGFPASRVEDLPELRARDLGVELMLESPRDFNPEFEKPSDSELCAKLAARLREAQAEGEEPIDLDIRCDPDEDRLAELRGQKGLACVALPDPLFKLRHSLAQLQLALHYLDAIDVSIKDRPLVHSAMLIRQALFDPKAPASSDDVMTLRAAVDQEKLNKILEHSERRKVLEKITVHMEALEKLLDSGEFDVTCGDYLNHKGLGPCEAFSLHASLLDLTQQIPGVLSANGLETPTTVSRLLKLGLGESLLIEALAGGENANNELSPMLTQLKELARKQDMLTGEHLNEVGLSSIGALALQVKQEEGDSVTKDNDNSGSSIPNGAAGRVAGMVQAALGGWSGAVLKAAERLRESGDLTAIKLDRVFTSVAEVADIADPNLGGELRLMSRGAVDLTRYSIVGMHGKGLSFGLTDADLRSEALTRRNDYLFADRANAAGKTVASTSPARLADEIGEAAVKAAAHAWVFVLPVNHPEALKFSAFKFDWANKAKAIADGPGLSRVLVGLAVYNLVSEIWSLRQLKSGDVSYSITRFMSAGLDLSTALMKLHIVSSPADNKLVSKAILRPLFEVKSLPIVGPLIQKRLVHVGASTIVRSMSLVNFFAGSVMVGVSAWDYRNSVSSGDLDAAIGHGLAVAGGSIFVVSNLMSGLLAVPGWGWALFGLGLVVGGSVFAAIATDSQMERVLKQGPLGLGPSHDGLPKDDAVYYPQLLSVLSPVSVSAKRFGDLSDAEKAMFADHNPSANDYRVTVTSPLISRFKLGQKTQKEISAKGNKPGLRLGVQELEYTHSTIETSAGQVDEFNIARKAALKKITTWVALPEDNAVHFLIERDLAGGETQAFGRREQRAISLRVVLQARIESEIGTFRFPMPVLDDYESFDAKRHEILPDKTFQPFNPFKNDPVPYWLVKEVTL; from the coding sequence ATGACAGATTCAGTGACTTTTACAGACGAGTCCAAAGAGCATTCAGTTCGCCGAAAAGCAGAATACGATGACAGTAATCCGCATGATCTAGTCCTTACGATAGCCAAGCGCGAAGGAGGGCAGATCGCGATCCCTCTCCTGAAAAATGCCCGTTCGAATATTGAACGGGAGGACTATCAGGAAAATACACTGTTAAGGATTAAACCCTTGGCAGAAATTGAAAGCGCACTTCCCATCTCCACCGGTTATGGAGCCCCGGTTTTTCAGGGCAAAGCTGTTGCGATGCTCCGACCGGGTTATCTGTATATATTTCGTCGGGACAGGCTGTGGCGTGAGCTGGAGATCGGGCCAGATTCGAAGGTGAGTGATGTAGATCTGGCAGCAGCGCGGAAAGCGGTGGCGAGCCCAGAAAGCAATTTACGGATAGTGCGTCCCGCCGAAGGTGAATGGCTTGATGATGTGCTTGTACCGGTATTCCTGCAGGGGCAGGGGGTCATGCACGATATCCGAATGGCTTACAGTGAAGTGCAGTGGGATTGGGGGTACGTTCAGAAGCTAGAGGCAGACGAAAAGGCCAGAAATGCTCGAACGACCGGAGTGGGCCACGCCTGGGCAGTAACCAAGGTGGAAGGCCTTAGCTTCCAGACCGGCTTTCCGGCATCACGAGTTGAGGACTTACCAGAGCTCCGTGCAAGGGATCTGGGTGTTGAGCTGATGTTGGAAAGCCCCAGGGACTTCAATCCAGAATTCGAAAAGCCATCTGATTCTGAACTCTGCGCAAAACTAGCCGCCCGCCTGCGCGAAGCACAGGCGGAAGGTGAGGAGCCTATTGATCTCGATATCCGTTGTGATCCTGATGAAGACCGGCTTGCTGAGCTGAGAGGTCAAAAAGGGCTGGCCTGTGTTGCTTTACCAGACCCGCTGTTCAAACTGCGCCATTCTCTTGCTCAGTTGCAGTTGGCTTTGCATTACCTTGATGCCATTGATGTATCGATAAAGGACAGGCCTTTGGTTCATTCAGCCATGTTGATACGTCAGGCCCTGTTTGACCCAAAGGCACCGGCCTCCAGTGACGACGTGATGACACTGCGAGCGGCGGTGGATCAGGAAAAACTCAACAAGATTCTGGAGCACTCAGAGCGCCGCAAGGTGCTTGAAAAAATTACGGTTCACATGGAAGCGTTGGAAAAACTTCTCGATAGCGGCGAGTTTGACGTGACCTGTGGCGACTACCTAAATCACAAGGGCCTCGGGCCTTGTGAAGCTTTTTCTCTCCATGCGAGCCTGCTCGATCTGACTCAGCAAATACCCGGAGTGCTGAGTGCCAATGGTCTGGAAACGCCAACCACAGTGTCTCGACTGCTTAAACTGGGTTTGGGCGAGAGCCTTCTTATAGAGGCCCTGGCAGGAGGCGAGAATGCGAACAACGAGCTCTCGCCCATGCTGACTCAATTAAAGGAGCTGGCCCGGAAGCAAGATATGCTCACGGGGGAGCATCTGAATGAAGTGGGCCTCTCTTCCATCGGTGCTTTGGCACTGCAAGTGAAACAGGAAGAGGGTGACTCCGTCACCAAGGACAATGACAATAGCGGGTCTTCAATCCCTAACGGTGCTGCTGGTAGGGTTGCGGGAATGGTTCAAGCAGCGCTGGGAGGTTGGAGTGGTGCTGTTCTGAAAGCTGCTGAACGTTTGCGCGAAAGTGGCGACCTGACGGCTATCAAGCTGGATCGTGTTTTTACGTCTGTCGCGGAAGTGGCAGATATAGCAGACCCCAATCTCGGCGGCGAATTGCGACTAATGAGCCGAGGGGCCGTTGATCTTACGCGCTATAGCATCGTGGGTATGCATGGGAAAGGACTCTCTTTTGGCCTGACCGATGCAGATCTCCGGAGTGAAGCGCTAACAAGACGCAATGACTATTTGTTCGCGGATCGCGCAAACGCGGCAGGCAAAACGGTGGCATCCACTAGCCCAGCCCGACTGGCTGATGAGATCGGCGAAGCCGCAGTGAAGGCTGCCGCTCATGCTTGGGTATTTGTGCTGCCCGTTAATCACCCAGAAGCCCTTAAGTTCAGCGCATTTAAATTTGATTGGGCGAATAAGGCGAAGGCTATTGCTGATGGGCCTGGGTTGTCTCGGGTTTTGGTGGGGCTGGCTGTATATAACCTTGTTTCCGAAATTTGGTCGTTGAGACAACTAAAATCAGGAGACGTTAGTTACTCGATTACTAGATTTATGAGTGCAGGGTTAGATCTTTCCACTGCATTGATGAAGCTTCACATTGTTAGCTCACCGGCGGATAACAAACTGGTTTCAAAGGCAATACTCAGGCCACTCTTCGAGGTGAAATCCCTGCCAATAGTCGGGCCGCTTATCCAGAAACGGCTTGTGCATGTTGGAGCGAGTACCATTGTGCGCTCTATGTCACTGGTTAATTTCTTTGCGGGTAGTGTGATGGTAGGCGTCAGTGCCTGGGATTACCGTAATAGTGTTAGCAGTGGGGACTTGGATGCTGCTATAGGGCACGGGTTGGCAGTAGCAGGGGGCAGCATTTTTGTAGTGTCGAATTTGATGAGCGGATTGCTGGCGGTACCCGGTTGGGGCTGGGCTTTGTTTGGGCTTGGGCTCGTGGTGGGTGGCAGTGTGTTTGCAGCCATTGCTACTGACAGCCAAATGGAGAGGGTATTGAAACAGGGACCCTTGGGTCTTGGCCCAAGCCACGATGGGCTTCCAAAGGACGATGCGGTTTACTATCCGCAGTTGCTAAGCGTGCTTTCACCCGTAAGCGTATCCGCTAAGCGTTTTGGTGACTTGAGTGATGCTGAAAAAGCGATGTTTGCCGATCATAATCCATCCGCAAACGACTACCGAGTGACGGTGACGTCCCCTCTGATCAGTCGTTTTAAACTTGGTCAGAAGACTCAAAAAGAGATCAGCGCCAAAGGTAATAAGCCGGGCTTAAGATTGGGTGTTCAAGAACTTGAGTACACCCACAGCACTATTGAAACGTCTGCTGGCCAAGTAGATGAGTTTAATATAGCCCGAAAAGCAGCGTTGAAAAAAATAACAACATGGGTTGCCTTGCCGGAAGATAACGCAGTGCATTTTTTGATAGAACGGGATCTTGCTGGTGGTGAAACCCAGGCATTTGGGCGTCGGGAACAACGAGCCATTAGCCTGAGGGTTGTCTTGCAGGCGCGTATCGAAAGTGAAATAGGAACATTCAGGTTTCCTATGCCGGTACTTGATGATTACGAGTCGTTTGATGCAAAGCGCCATGAAATTCTGCCAGATAAGACGTTTCAGCCATTCAATCCATTCAAAAATGATCCCGTTCCTTATTGGCTCGTGAAAGAGGTCACCTTGTGA
- a CDS encoding type VI secretion system Vgr family protein: protein MSQASGLQFTARVGELPSDLFSVVGFTLTERLSELFHGRLELASTDPDVDVSDVLEQPVDLVVWQDGMALRRFTGVVNEFARGDSGHRRTRYELVIQPPLWRLGLMHNSRIFQTQTTDAIVRTLLEERGIVNSVFDLKRAPQEREYCVQHRESDLAFVERMAAEEGWHYRYQHGSVEGDEQPGLILSGHHGDAPRLEAAEYNGKAGGSTKQPAVFRFRYEERVRVASVATKDYTFKNPAYALMHERSAASPNQRQDYQHFDYPGRFKADASGQPFTDARLDALRNDASTANGESNRADFTCGAKAELTEHDSANLNRDWLLTAVTHTGKQPQAMEEEGGSGPTTYHNTFSAIPADKTWRPLSDHRPLMDGPQIAIVTGPEGEEIHCDEFGRVKVRFPWDRRQRPNEVESSKNDEHSSAWLRVSQGWAGGQYGFMALPRIGNEVIVSFLDGDPDQPIITGRTYHATNTPPYALPEHKTRTTLKTQTHKGEGSNELRFEDEADKQQVYVHAQKDLDLLTENNRTEVINKDSHLTVENDRFSHVKSNDHITVDGETRQTIGADCSQNVGGTLHQKSGGATLCEAGSEVHYKAGANVVLDAGAELTISGGGSFIKLDPSGVTLSGPGIKINSGGSPGSGSGASLQSADMPNVLDGDMPVSPPAANLANVSTRQNVAAVPVQIEGLPGTDRKLIVDVIGGNASRGSVDVVKGSSEGGEA, encoded by the coding sequence ATGTCCCAAGCAAGCGGACTGCAGTTTACCGCCCGTGTTGGCGAACTCCCCTCTGATCTATTTTCCGTTGTCGGCTTTACGCTGACCGAACGGCTATCCGAGCTATTTCACGGCCGCCTTGAGCTGGCCAGTACCGATCCAGATGTGGATGTTTCAGACGTTCTGGAACAGCCGGTGGATTTGGTGGTTTGGCAAGACGGTATGGCGCTTCGCCGCTTTACCGGCGTGGTCAACGAGTTTGCCCGTGGCGATAGCGGCCATCGCCGCACCCGCTACGAACTCGTCATCCAGCCGCCCTTATGGCGCTTAGGGTTGATGCACAACAGCCGCATATTCCAAACCCAGACCACAGACGCCATCGTGCGCACCCTGTTGGAAGAGCGGGGCATTGTGAACTCGGTGTTTGATTTAAAGCGCGCGCCCCAGGAGCGTGAATATTGCGTACAGCACCGGGAAAGCGATTTGGCGTTCGTTGAACGGATGGCCGCAGAAGAAGGCTGGCACTACCGTTACCAACATGGCAGCGTAGAGGGGGATGAGCAGCCTGGATTAATCCTATCCGGCCATCATGGCGATGCGCCCCGGCTGGAAGCGGCCGAATATAACGGCAAAGCAGGCGGAAGCACCAAGCAGCCTGCCGTTTTCCGCTTTCGCTACGAAGAGCGAGTACGCGTTGCCTCTGTAGCCACGAAGGATTACACCTTCAAGAATCCGGCTTACGCCCTGATGCACGAGCGAAGCGCAGCCAGCCCCAACCAGCGCCAAGACTATCAACACTTCGACTACCCCGGCCGGTTCAAAGCCGACGCCAGCGGACAGCCGTTTACTGATGCGCGATTGGATGCACTCAGAAACGACGCCAGCACCGCCAACGGCGAAAGCAACCGCGCGGACTTCACCTGTGGCGCTAAAGCCGAACTGACCGAACACGACAGCGCCAACCTGAACCGCGACTGGTTACTCACCGCCGTTACCCACACTGGCAAACAGCCCCAGGCAATGGAAGAAGAGGGCGGGTCTGGCCCAACCACTTACCACAACACGTTCAGTGCCATTCCTGCGGATAAAACCTGGCGACCCCTGAGCGACCACCGCCCGCTGATGGACGGCCCCCAGATTGCCATTGTTACCGGCCCCGAAGGTGAAGAAATTCACTGTGACGAATTTGGCCGGGTAAAAGTACGGTTTCCCTGGGATCGGCGCCAGCGGCCAAATGAGGTAGAGAGCAGCAAGAACGATGAACACAGCAGCGCTTGGTTGCGCGTTAGCCAAGGCTGGGCCGGTGGTCAATATGGCTTCATGGCGCTGCCGAGAATTGGCAACGAAGTCATCGTCTCGTTTCTGGATGGTGACCCAGATCAGCCCATCATTACTGGCCGCACGTACCACGCCACCAACACGCCACCCTATGCGCTGCCAGAGCACAAAACCCGCACCACCCTGAAAACCCAAACCCACAAAGGCGAGGGCAGCAACGAACTACGATTCGAGGACGAAGCAGACAAACAACAGGTCTACGTTCATGCCCAAAAAGACCTGGACCTGCTCACTGAAAACAATCGCACCGAGGTCATCAACAAAGATAGCCACCTGACCGTTGAGAATGACCGTTTCAGCCACGTAAAAAGTAATGACCACATCACCGTTGATGGCGAAACGCGCCAAACCATCGGCGCCGATTGCAGCCAGAACGTTGGCGGCACCCTGCATCAGAAATCTGGCGGCGCCACCTTATGTGAGGCCGGTAGTGAAGTTCACTACAAAGCTGGTGCCAACGTGGTACTGGATGCCGGTGCCGAACTCACCATTTCTGGTGGTGGCAGCTTTATTAAGCTGGATCCTAGTGGAGTTACGCTGAGTGGGCCGGGGATCAAGATTAATTCCGGGGGGAGCCCGGGGAGTGGAAGTGGTGCGAGTCTTCAAAGTGCAGATATGCCAAACGTATTAGATGGCGATATGCCAGTTTCACCGCCTGCGGCGAATCTTGCGAATGTAAGCACACGTCAAAATGTTGCCGCCGTTCCCGTTCAGATAGAAGGGCTGCCAGGTACTGACCGAAAACTCATTGTTGATGTGATTGGCGGGAATGCCAGCAGAGGTTCGGTTGACGTGGTCAAAGGCTCGTCAGAAGGGGGTGAAGCATGA
- a CDS encoding NADP-dependent oxidoreductase: MSQYQNRAIVLKQRPNGEIQEGDLVMEERPVREPTEGEVVAQVLWLSLDPYMRPRMNDAKGYMDPIAIDEPIAGETVARVVESRSDKLKVGDLVTCYSGWQEYVTFPADAPMVYKIQQIEGVPLQTYLGVAGMPGRTGYCGLTYVGKPKTGETVVVSAASGPVGTVVGQTAKTNGCRAVGIAGGPEKCSYVVDELGFDACVDYKAGNLEADLKAACPDGIDIYYENVGGDVTRAVAPLLNPGARVPICGFVSAYNAKSTDKVETPFDILKRLDPVPEHRFFLVTEWQDRHQEITDILTSRITSGQIKYRETVAEGLENAVEAFKGMLNGKNFGKQLVHIAD, encoded by the coding sequence ATGAGCCAATATCAAAATCGTGCCATTGTGCTGAAGCAACGCCCCAACGGCGAAATCCAGGAAGGCGATCTGGTTATGGAAGAGCGCCCGGTGCGCGAGCCCACAGAGGGCGAAGTTGTTGCGCAGGTGCTGTGGCTGTCTCTAGACCCGTACATGCGCCCACGCATGAACGATGCTAAAGGGTATATGGACCCCATCGCCATTGATGAACCCATCGCAGGCGAGACCGTAGCGCGGGTTGTGGAATCCCGGTCGGATAAGCTGAAAGTCGGTGACTTGGTCACCTGTTATTCGGGCTGGCAGGAATATGTAACCTTCCCGGCAGACGCGCCGATGGTTTACAAGATCCAGCAGATAGAAGGTGTTCCATTGCAGACGTATCTTGGCGTTGCCGGTATGCCAGGCCGCACCGGCTACTGCGGTTTAACCTATGTAGGCAAACCCAAAACCGGTGAAACGGTGGTGGTTTCTGCTGCCTCCGGCCCTGTGGGCACGGTTGTTGGCCAAACCGCCAAAACCAACGGTTGCCGGGCAGTCGGTATTGCCGGTGGCCCGGAAAAATGCAGCTACGTGGTTGATGAACTCGGGTTTGATGCGTGCGTGGATTACAAGGCGGGCAACCTGGAAGCCGATCTGAAAGCCGCCTGCCCAGACGGCATAGATATCTACTACGAGAACGTAGGTGGCGACGTGACCCGCGCCGTTGCTCCACTTCTGAACCCTGGGGCACGGGTGCCCATTTGCGGTTTTGTCTCGGCTTACAATGCCAAGAGCACAGACAAAGTAGAGACGCCGTTCGATATTCTCAAGCGCCTCGACCCGGTTCCAGAGCACCGCTTTTTCTTGGTAACCGAGTGGCAAGACAGGCACCAAGAGATTACCGATATCCTTACCAGCCGCATTACTTCAGGCCAGATCAAATACCGTGAAACGGTTGCTGAAGGCCTCGAAAACGCAGTTGAGGCCTTCAAGGGTATGCTGAACGGCAAAAACTTCGGCAAGCAACTGGTGCACATCGCCGATTAA
- a CDS encoding NAD(P)H-quinone oxidoreductase yields MMKAIKVTGDSLTWEDCASYEELPADHVAIDVVWTAVNRADLMQRAGVYPSPPGASTILGLEVSGRIAAVGGSVTGFELGDEVCALLTGGGYATKVAVPAAQVLPVPKGFSLEKAAAIPEVFATAWLNLYQEADLQPGERVLLHAAASGLGTAVIQIATAFGNPVFATAGDEEKLEVCRKLGATGTWNRNDGSFVDAVKSWGGVDMVLDPVGGSYIQDNQKVLSADGRIVLIGLMGGRFAEVDLGLMLMKRHKLIGSTLRSRSVADKGRVLQDLYRHVWPLLVAGQIEPLIDSSWPIEQVEEAMAYVAENKNTGKVLLKVGE; encoded by the coding sequence ATGATGAAAGCAATCAAGGTAACCGGTGACTCCCTCACATGGGAGGACTGCGCGAGCTATGAAGAATTGCCGGCAGATCACGTAGCGATTGATGTTGTCTGGACTGCCGTTAACCGTGCCGATCTGATGCAGCGTGCCGGTGTTTATCCATCGCCCCCGGGAGCCTCAACCATACTCGGACTGGAAGTCAGCGGTCGTATCGCTGCGGTTGGCGGATCCGTAACAGGCTTCGAGCTGGGCGATGAAGTGTGTGCGCTGCTTACGGGCGGCGGCTACGCCACTAAGGTTGCGGTTCCTGCGGCTCAGGTGTTGCCTGTTCCCAAAGGGTTTTCGCTGGAAAAAGCTGCGGCTATTCCTGAAGTGTTTGCGACCGCTTGGCTGAACCTTTATCAGGAGGCCGATCTGCAGCCTGGCGAGAGGGTGCTATTGCACGCCGCAGCCAGTGGCTTGGGTACCGCCGTTATTCAGATTGCGACGGCGTTTGGTAACCCAGTATTTGCAACCGCCGGCGATGAAGAAAAGCTGGAAGTGTGTCGCAAGCTAGGCGCGACAGGCACTTGGAACCGAAACGACGGCTCTTTTGTGGATGCAGTAAAGAGCTGGGGCGGTGTGGACATGGTGCTGGACCCGGTCGGCGGAAGCTACATTCAGGACAATCAAAAAGTTCTGAGCGCCGATGGCCGAATTGTTCTGATCGGTCTTATGGGGGGGCGGTTTGCGGAAGTCGATCTGGGGCTGATGTTGATGAAACGCCACAAGCTGATCGGCTCTACGTTACGGTCCCGCTCCGTCGCGGACAAAGGGCGGGTATTGCAGGATTTGTACCGTCACGTTTGGCCATTGCTGGTTGCAGGGCAGATTGAGCCTTTGATCGACAGCTCCTGGCCTATTGAGCAGGTTGAAGAAGCTATGGCTTACGTGGCGGAGAACAAAAACACCGGAAAGGTTCTTCTCAAAGTAGGAGAATAA
- a CDS encoding DUF3524 domain-containing protein, with product MSSSELKPTIPPLKPRILLLSAYDAGSHKRWREQLVVSQPEFEWHVLALSPRFFRWRIRGNALTWLSEPLLKESWDLLLVTSMVDLASIRGFHPNLAHTPALLYMHENQFAYPASDAQHNSIDPQMVNLYSALSAEAVLFNSDWNRRSFLEGVEKLFRRLPDGIPEGTLERLAAKSRVLPVPIDDHVFLNKEGRQNLAAGERLWGNGLESRPCSSPLRIVWAARWEYDKGPDRLLAILQELDRKAMSYQVCVLGESFRKVPEAMTTIQQQFSHRLVQFGYASSRTEYYEWLGSADVILSTALHEFQGLAVLEAVAAGCVPIVPEREVYPELFAPEYLYPDCGDDIPAEAALAAALIEKQAVKSHGERLMVPDVQRFSLDALSPIYKTMLSEAITRL from the coding sequence TTGTCTAGTAGTGAGCTTAAACCAACCATACCGCCCCTAAAACCCAGAATACTCCTGCTCTCCGCCTATGACGCAGGCAGCCATAAACGCTGGAGAGAGCAGTTGGTGGTCAGCCAGCCAGAATTTGAGTGGCATGTGCTTGCTCTGTCTCCACGGTTCTTCCGCTGGCGGATTCGCGGTAACGCGCTGACCTGGCTGAGCGAGCCGCTGCTGAAGGAGAGTTGGGATCTGCTGCTGGTGACGTCTATGGTCGACTTGGCCTCGATCCGGGGCTTTCATCCGAACCTGGCCCATACGCCGGCGCTTCTGTATATGCATGAAAATCAGTTTGCCTATCCGGCGTCTGATGCGCAGCACAACAGCATTGACCCTCAAATGGTGAACCTATACAGCGCCCTTTCTGCCGAGGCTGTTCTATTCAACAGCGACTGGAATCGGCGGAGCTTTCTTGAGGGTGTTGAAAAACTCTTCCGGCGATTGCCCGATGGTATCCCGGAGGGAACCCTCGAACGCCTCGCCGCAAAATCTCGGGTTTTGCCGGTCCCCATCGATGATCATGTGTTCCTCAACAAAGAAGGACGCCAGAACCTTGCGGCGGGTGAGCGTTTATGGGGTAACGGCCTTGAGTCTAGGCCTTGCTCATCGCCGCTAAGGATTGTGTGGGCAGCTCGCTGGGAATATGACAAGGGCCCCGACAGGCTGCTCGCGATTTTGCAGGAACTTGATCGCAAGGCGATGAGCTACCAGGTGTGTGTTCTTGGTGAGAGTTTCCGAAAAGTACCTGAAGCCATGACAACCATCCAACAACAGTTTTCCCACCGACTGGTTCAGTTTGGGTATGCTTCAAGTCGCACAGAGTATTACGAGTGGTTGGGCAGTGCGGATGTGATTCTTTCAACCGCGTTACATGAGTTTCAGGGGCTGGCGGTGCTTGAGGCAGTGGCCGCTGGCTGTGTGCCCATTGTGCCCGAAAGGGAGGTCTATCCGGAGCTGTTTGCACCAGAATACCTGTATCCGGATTGTGGTGACGATATTCCCGCCGAGGCGGCCCTCGCAGCGGCGTTGATTGAAAAGCAGGCTGTGAAAAGCCATGGTGAGCGATTGATGGTGCCAGATGTACAGCGCTTCAGCCTTGACGCATTGAGCCCGATATACAAGACGATGCTGTCGGAAGCGATCACCAGATTATGA
- a CDS encoding protein adenylyltransferase SelO has protein sequence MSSNDFRVEHRYLELPGSFYTRVQPTPLKDAKMVCFNHKLAQDMGFHVTNEADWAGIGGGTELLEGMDPVAMKYTGHQFGGYNPELGDGRGLLLWETVGPDGRRWDWHLKGAGLTPYSRFGDGRAVLRSTIREYLCSEAMSGLGIPTTRALFMVSARDPIRRESIETAAALVRVAQSHIRFGHFEFAANHEGPEAVKTLLEHVIALHFPHLIQLAEEERHARWFEEVVERTARLIADWQAVGFCHGVMNSDNMSIIGDTFDYGPFAFLDDFDAGYICNHTDQGGRYAYNRQPQVGFANCQYLANALLPIMDENTIRNGLQRYEAAYNGRFLQNMRDKLGLMQEDEGDLSLIMDTFSMLNEQHTDYTAFFRALSSLYDHGHAPVRDLFVDREVVDKWLARYAQRLEQETRARDEREYEMRRVNPKYILRNYLAHQVILEAQNGDYEPMKELIKVLEKPYDEQPEHERYAALPPDWGKHLNISCSS, from the coding sequence ATGAGCAGCAACGATTTTCGTGTAGAGCATCGTTACCTAGAACTCCCAGGCAGCTTCTACACTCGCGTGCAGCCCACGCCACTTAAAGACGCAAAAATGGTCTGCTTCAACCACAAGCTGGCGCAGGACATGGGGTTTCATGTTACCAACGAAGCCGACTGGGCCGGAATTGGCGGTGGCACGGAACTGCTCGAAGGCATGGACCCCGTTGCCATGAAATACACCGGCCATCAGTTTGGCGGCTACAACCCAGAACTGGGTGATGGCCGTGGCCTTCTTTTATGGGAAACCGTAGGCCCCGATGGTCGCCGTTGGGATTGGCACCTAAAAGGCGCCGGCCTGACACCCTACTCCCGCTTTGGCGATGGCCGGGCGGTGCTACGCTCAACCATTCGCGAGTACCTGTGCAGCGAGGCCATGAGCGGGCTGGGCATTCCAACCACCCGTGCCTTGTTTATGGTTAGCGCACGGGACCCGATACGCAGGGAATCCATCGAAACCGCCGCAGCCCTGGTGCGCGTTGCCCAGAGCCATATCCGCTTTGGTCACTTTGAGTTTGCTGCAAACCACGAAGGCCCGGAAGCGGTAAAAACGCTGCTTGAGCACGTTATAGCTCTTCACTTCCCACACCTGATCCAGCTAGCAGAAGAGGAACGCCATGCCCGCTGGTTTGAAGAAGTGGTGGAGCGCACCGCCCGCCTGATTGCCGACTGGCAAGCCGTAGGCTTCTGCCATGGCGTGATGAACAGCGACAACATGTCGATCATCGGCGATACCTTCGATTATGGGCCTTTCGCGTTTCTGGACGATTTTGATGCCGGATACATCTGCAACCATACCGACCAAGGCGGCCGCTACGCCTATAACCGCCAGCCCCAGGTAGGCTTTGCGAATTGTCAGTATCTTGCTAATGCCCTGCTGCCGATTATGGACGAAAACACTATTCGCAACGGTTTGCAGCGTTATGAAGCCGCCTACAACGGGCGCTTTTTACAAAACATGCGAGACAAGCTCGGCCTGATGCAAGAAGACGAAGGGGATCTGAGCCTGATTATGGATACCTTCAGCATGCTCAACGAGCAGCATACCGATTACACAGCTTTCTTCCGCGCACTCTCCAGCCTGTACGACCACGGCCACGCACCCGTGCGGGATCTGTTTGTGGATCGTGAAGTGGTGGATAAATGGCTGGCGCGCTATGCACAGCGGCTAGAACAAGAAACCCGTGCCCGCGATGAGCGTGAGTACGAGATGCGCAGGGTAAACCCCAAATACATTTTGCGGAACTATCTGGCGCACCAAGTGATTTTAGAAGCGCAGAATGGCGATTACGAGCCCATGAAGGAGCTGATCAAAGTTCTGGAAAAACCGTATGACGAACAGCCCGAGCATGAAAGATACGCTGCATTGCCGCCAGACTGGGGCAAACACCTGAATATCAGTTGCTCGAGCTAA